The proteins below are encoded in one region of Maribacter aestuarii:
- the prmA gene encoding 50S ribosomal protein L11 methyltransferase, with the protein MSTKVYIEYRFEVSPMEPGGDILIAQLGEIGFESFVQEDEHILAYIQKEDWSIDSIEDVQLLNNPIFEIAYRFKEIEQENWNAAWEKNFQPIIVDNTCKIRAPFHEKGDEKYDIVIEPKMSFGTGHHETTHMMLQHILELDLKDKSVLDMGCGTGVLAILSAMRGAILVDAIDIDNWSYLNAKENIARNGFEFIAVYEGDATLLGKEKYDLIIANINRNILLNDIPTYVNCLNENGILLLSGFYNEDLPIITGACHKEGMEIEKKLEKNNWVAAKYVF; encoded by the coding sequence GTGAGTACTAAAGTATATATAGAATATCGTTTTGAAGTAAGTCCAATGGAGCCTGGCGGGGATATTTTAATTGCGCAACTAGGAGAGATTGGATTTGAAAGTTTTGTGCAAGAAGACGAGCATATTTTGGCCTACATCCAAAAAGAAGATTGGTCGATAGATAGTATTGAAGATGTTCAATTATTAAATAATCCAATTTTTGAAATAGCGTACAGATTCAAGGAAATTGAACAGGAAAATTGGAACGCGGCTTGGGAGAAAAATTTTCAGCCTATAATAGTAGATAATACTTGTAAGATTAGGGCTCCTTTTCATGAAAAGGGCGATGAGAAGTATGACATTGTAATCGAACCAAAAATGAGTTTTGGTACGGGACATCATGAAACCACGCATATGATGTTACAACACATTTTGGAACTGGACTTAAAAGACAAGTCGGTTTTGGATATGGGTTGTGGAACGGGAGTTCTTGCCATATTATCCGCAATGCGCGGCGCCATTCTGGTGGATGCCATAGATATTGATAATTGGAGCTATTTAAATGCAAAGGAAAATATTGCTAGAAATGGCTTCGAATTCATAGCGGTTTATGAAGGGGATGCAACGCTCTTAGGTAAGGAAAAATATGACCTTATAATAGCTAACATTAATCGAAATATACTACTTAACGACATACCCACATATGTGAACTGTTTAAATGAAAACGGGATATTATTGCTTAGTGGATTTTATAACGAAGATTTGCCCATTATCACCGGCGCTTGCCATAAAGAGGGTATGGAAATTGAAAAAAAACTTGAAAAAAATAATTGGGTTGCAGCAAAATATGTATTTTAG
- a CDS encoding ATP-dependent Clp protease adaptor ClpS, producing the protein MSTKEKISEELLLAEETVKQNEIVLFNDEVNTFDHVIETLISVCEHSPEQAEQCSLIVHYNGKCTVKTGEYDDLKPKCSKLLQAGLSAEIV; encoded by the coding sequence ATGAGCACTAAAGAAAAAATTTCCGAAGAGCTTCTTTTAGCGGAAGAGACTGTAAAGCAGAATGAAATTGTACTTTTTAATGATGAGGTTAATACATTTGATCATGTCATTGAAACACTGATTTCGGTTTGCGAACACAGTCCAGAGCAGGCTGAACAATGTTCCTTAATTGTTCATTACAACGGAAAGTGTACCGTAAAAACGGGTGAATATGATGATTTAAAACCAAAGTGTTCTAAACTACTTCAAGCTGGTCTGAGTGCTGAAATAGTTTAA
- a CDS encoding sugar porter family MFS transporter has protein sequence MKTNNAQVQMNKSYTILISLIVALGGFLLGFDSAVISGAIRGITIYFEMTDAMLGFSVGCVVFGAMAGNLLAGPLADKFGRKKVLIMVAALFTISATWSAFATTYNEFIIARIIGGIGIGGAILIAPIYIAEIAPSKLRGSLVSFNQLNIVIGISVAYFSNYFLVNMEGESWRWMLGVEAIPALIYFLALFTVPRSPRWLIQRLNKVELAQKILIKIGGERYAEATIVEIQKGIDKKGPKGKLSDIFKNKYSGVMVIALGIAFFQQITGINAVFYYAPTIFEQAGGSTDSSFLQAIVVGLTNLIFTLVAIWLIDRLGRKPLLLIGSTFMTIALLMAAFAFYNATYDFNDETIQKVTNTEIRAELSDLNGQSFDSQSKLFSAVEAKLDANKFLDFKRNEITNFIQINATLVLIAILLYVASFAISLGPVMWALISEIFPTRIKGIAISVVGFFNSLISFSVTQVFPWELSNLGPTLTFGIYAALSFLAILFVYKYVIETKGKSLEQVEEMLIKK, from the coding sequence ATGAAAACCAATAATGCACAGGTTCAAATGAATAAGTCATATACAATTTTAATTAGTTTAATTGTAGCTCTAGGTGGTTTTTTGTTGGGTTTTGATAGTGCAGTGATATCTGGAGCTATTAGGGGGATAACCATATATTTTGAGATGACCGATGCGATGTTAGGCTTTTCCGTTGGTTGTGTTGTTTTTGGGGCTATGGCTGGTAATTTACTTGCAGGACCATTGGCAGATAAATTTGGAAGAAAGAAGGTTTTGATAATGGTAGCTGCATTATTTACAATTTCCGCTACTTGGTCAGCTTTTGCAACAACATACAATGAGTTTATTATTGCCAGAATTATTGGAGGAATAGGTATTGGTGGCGCCATACTAATCGCACCAATTTATATTGCTGAGATTGCTCCGTCCAAATTGAGGGGAAGTTTGGTTTCTTTTAATCAACTCAATATTGTTATCGGTATTTCGGTTGCTTATTTCTCAAACTACTTTTTAGTAAATATGGAGGGCGAAAGTTGGAGATGGATGTTAGGAGTGGAGGCTATTCCTGCGCTGATTTACTTTTTAGCCCTTTTTACAGTTCCTAGAAGCCCAAGGTGGTTGATACAACGCTTGAACAAGGTAGAACTAGCTCAGAAGATTTTGATTAAAATTGGAGGAGAGCGTTATGCTGAGGCTACAATAGTTGAAATCCAAAAGGGAATTGATAAAAAAGGACCGAAAGGCAAACTATCCGATATTTTTAAAAATAAGTACTCGGGTGTCATGGTGATTGCTTTGGGAATTGCTTTTTTTCAGCAGATAACAGGTATTAACGCAGTGTTCTATTATGCCCCTACTATTTTTGAGCAAGCAGGTGGCAGTACGGATTCCTCGTTTTTACAAGCTATTGTTGTAGGTCTAACAAATCTGATATTTACTTTGGTAGCCATTTGGTTAATAGATCGTCTGGGCAGAAAACCATTGCTACTAATTGGTTCAACTTTTATGACTATTGCACTACTAATGGCTGCATTTGCCTTTTACAATGCTACTTATGATTTTAATGATGAAACAATACAAAAAGTAACTAATACCGAAATTAGAGCTGAGCTTTCTGATTTGAATGGACAGTCGTTTGATAGTCAGTCCAAACTTTTTAGTGCAGTTGAAGCTAAGTTAGATGCGAATAAGTTTTTAGATTTTAAGCGTAACGAAATAACCAATTTCATCCAAATCAATGCAACACTTGTTCTTATCGCTATTTTACTTTATGTGGCTTCTTTTGCAATTTCTCTTGGACCAGTAATGTGGGCATTAATTTCCGAAATATTCCCCACTCGTATAAAAGGAATAGCAATATCTGTTGTTGGTTTCTTTAACTCCCTAATAAGTTTTTCGGTAACACAGGTTTTTCCTTGGGAATTATCTAATCTTGGCCCAACATTGACATTTGGTATTTATGCTGCTCTTTCATTCTTAGCAATCCTTTTTGTTTATAAATATGTTATTGAGACCAAAGGAAAATCTCTGGAGCAAGTGGAAGAAATGTTAATCAAAAAGTAA
- a CDS encoding DUF6691 family protein, whose amino-acid sequence MKFIKFLLVGIFFGIVLVKSEAVSWYRIYEMFKFQSFHMYGIIGSAVILGIIGLYLMKKSGLKSTEGKPIFLPPKDKSITRYLTGGTIFGLGWALAGACPGPMYILLGAGFYSITIVIVAALLGTFVYGILRDKLPH is encoded by the coding sequence ATGAAGTTTATAAAATTCTTGCTTGTAGGTATCTTTTTTGGAATTGTTTTGGTAAAATCCGAAGCGGTCTCGTGGTACCGTATTTATGAAATGTTCAAATTTCAATCTTTTCACATGTACGGTATTATCGGTTCAGCCGTAATCCTTGGCATCATCGGACTATATCTGATGAAAAAATCAGGGCTAAAATCTACCGAGGGGAAACCCATATTTCTACCTCCCAAAGATAAAAGCATTACACGATACCTTACTGGGGGTACAATTTTCGGATTAGGTTGGGCACTCGCAGGAGCTTGCCCAGGACCTATGTATATATTATTAGGTGCGGGATTTTATTCGATTACCATAGTTATCGTGGCTGCACTACTGGGCACATTTGTGTACGGCATTCTAAGAGATAAGTTGCCGCATTGA
- a CDS encoding YeeE/YedE family protein translates to MDILLKPWPWYISGPLIALVLLFLVYFGKTFGMSSNLRTMCTMAGGGRYSNFFRFDWKSQRWNLTVVLGAILGGFIATQFLSDGSTIDLSANTITDLSQLGFENAGKAILPSELYSWEAITSLKGLGILLIAGFLVGFGTRYAGGCTSGHAITGLSNLQLPSLIAVIGFFIGGLLMTHLLFPLIF, encoded by the coding sequence ATGGATATTTTATTGAAACCATGGCCATGGTACATCTCAGGCCCCTTAATTGCTTTGGTCCTCCTGTTTTTGGTCTACTTCGGCAAAACCTTTGGTATGTCCTCAAATCTTAGAACAATGTGTACAATGGCCGGTGGCGGCAGATACTCCAATTTTTTTAGGTTTGATTGGAAGTCACAACGCTGGAACTTAACGGTTGTACTGGGAGCTATTTTGGGCGGATTCATTGCTACCCAGTTCCTATCCGATGGTTCTACAATAGATTTGAGTGCAAACACCATCACGGATTTATCACAATTGGGCTTTGAAAACGCAGGGAAAGCCATTCTACCAAGTGAATTGTACAGTTGGGAAGCAATTACATCTTTGAAAGGATTGGGTATTTTGTTAATCGCTGGATTTTTGGTCGGTTTTGGGACCAGATACGCTGGGGGGTGCACCTCTGGACACGCCATTACTGGATTGAGCAATCTTCAATTACCCTCCTTGATTGCTGTGATTGGTTTCTTTATTGGGGGGCTCCTCATGACGCATTTATTATTCCCTTTGATTTTTTAA
- a CDS encoding SDR family oxidoreductase yields MFDLKNKVAIVTGASGILASSIIKSLARSGVHLVLLSRNKASLRDVEEGISKFDTKVLSLECDILSKDSLMTVKDSILKHFGRIDILLNVAGGNLPGATIRPDQNVFDMSLDDFNTVVELNLNGTVLPCMVFAEVMAQQKYGTIVNYSSMAAQRTITRVAGYSASKAAMENFTKWLAIEMATKFGEGIRVNAIAPGFFIGKQNKQLLLNEDGSYTDRGKRIIENTPMGRFGEAEELNGAVHFLCSDASKFVTGIVLPIDGGFNAFSGV; encoded by the coding sequence ATGTTTGATTTAAAGAATAAGGTAGCTATCGTAACAGGAGCCAGTGGCATTTTAGCAAGCTCTATCATTAAAAGTCTGGCACGTTCCGGGGTACATCTGGTGCTTCTCTCCAGAAATAAAGCATCACTTAGGGATGTAGAAGAGGGTATTTCAAAGTTTGATACAAAAGTACTGTCGTTAGAATGCGATATTTTAAGCAAAGATTCTCTAATGACGGTAAAGGATAGCATCCTCAAACACTTTGGCCGAATCGATATCCTTTTGAATGTCGCAGGGGGTAATTTACCAGGAGCCACCATTAGGCCCGATCAGAATGTTTTTGATATGTCGCTTGATGATTTTAATACCGTTGTAGAGCTCAATTTGAACGGAACTGTTCTTCCCTGCATGGTATTCGCGGAAGTAATGGCACAACAGAAGTATGGAACCATTGTAAATTATTCTTCAATGGCCGCACAGCGAACAATAACTAGGGTCGCTGGGTACTCCGCATCCAAGGCTGCCATGGAAAATTTTACGAAATGGCTGGCGATAGAAATGGCCACGAAATTTGGAGAAGGCATTCGGGTAAATGCCATAGCCCCGGGCTTTTTTATAGGTAAACAAAACAAACAGCTTTTATTAAACGAGGATGGGAGTTATACGGACAGAGGTAAAAGAATAATTGAAAATACCCCTATGGGGCGTTTTGGTGAGGCGGAGGAATTAAACGGCGCGGTACATTTTTTATGTAGCGATGCATCAAAATTCGTAACCGGAATAGTACTTCCCATTGACGGTGGTTTTAATGCTTTCAGTGGGGTTTAG